In Dermatophilus congolensis, a genomic segment contains:
- a CDS encoding DsbA family protein produces MASKQPSSSRAEKIAAAAPKKSKATPVIAAVIVVAVVAGVAWAIFAGMQSNSSDSSASYPIPKGIEGPAGGVVVNADKANPKAPTLDIYEDPQCPACAFAEKALGPAVAQIRDAGSAKVTYHVKTFLDDNLRNDSSKRAGNALMCSVDAGKFVQYHDTLFAEKNRPVEEGQGWTDAQLQQYATDSGISGNELQTWKSCFSDDRYGKYLKAVEERTSRDDKIAGTPTYRLNGKDFELKQTTTGEDLINAVTAAGGKPAGTKPTN; encoded by the coding sequence ATGGCTTCAAAGCAGCCTTCCTCGAGCCGGGCAGAGAAAATCGCCGCGGCCGCACCGAAGAAGTCAAAAGCGACGCCGGTGATCGCTGCCGTGATCGTGGTTGCGGTGGTCGCTGGAGTGGCTTGGGCGATTTTCGCAGGGATGCAATCGAATTCGAGCGATTCTTCAGCTTCTTATCCGATCCCTAAGGGCATAGAAGGGCCTGCTGGTGGAGTCGTAGTTAACGCAGACAAGGCCAACCCGAAGGCTCCGACTCTGGACATTTACGAAGACCCGCAGTGCCCGGCATGTGCTTTCGCGGAGAAGGCTTTGGGTCCGGCTGTGGCGCAGATTCGTGACGCAGGGTCGGCAAAAGTCACCTATCACGTAAAAACATTCTTGGACGACAATCTTCGCAACGATTCGTCGAAACGGGCAGGTAATGCCCTCATGTGCTCCGTCGATGCTGGCAAGTTCGTTCAGTATCACGACACCCTCTTCGCAGAGAAGAACCGTCCTGTAGAAGAAGGACAGGGTTGGACTGATGCTCAGCTGCAGCAGTACGCCACCGACTCGGGAATTAGCGGAAACGAGTTGCAAACGTGGAAGAGCTGCTTCTCTGATGATCGCTACGGCAAGTACCTCAAAGCGGTCGAAGAACGCACCAGCCGTGATGACAAGATTGCAGGGACGCCCACCTACCGTCTGAACGGTAAAGACTTCGAGCTTAAACAAACAACGACGGGTGAAGACCTCATCAACGCGGTGACCGCCGCTGGCGGCAAACCTGCCGGAACGAAGCCGACCAACTGA
- a CDS encoding DoxX family protein, whose amino-acid sequence MNDPAVDEQTRLSRQENSGDATAGDRLARYSPWIGLVARFVLGGAFLLAGFSKIFTPLTSARSVQAYQIFPFEVAAVIGYALPVVEIALGLLIVSGLFTRWTALLGTVIMVIFIIGIASAWARGLTIDCGCFGDGGFVEPGKTKYPQDIARDVVFVAAGAWLLWRPVTALSLDAWLSRRAG is encoded by the coding sequence GTGAACGACCCTGCAGTGGATGAACAAACGCGGTTAAGTCGACAAGAAAATTCTGGTGATGCCACCGCTGGCGACCGGTTGGCTCGGTACTCGCCGTGGATTGGCTTGGTGGCTCGGTTCGTGCTGGGTGGGGCGTTTTTGCTGGCCGGGTTCTCGAAGATTTTTACCCCTTTAACCTCGGCTCGGTCGGTGCAGGCGTATCAGATCTTCCCCTTTGAGGTGGCTGCTGTCATCGGGTACGCCTTGCCGGTGGTGGAGATTGCATTGGGGTTGCTGATTGTGTCCGGTTTGTTCACGCGGTGGACTGCTTTGTTGGGCACGGTCATCATGGTGATTTTCATCATTGGGATCGCCTCGGCGTGGGCGCGCGGGTTGACGATTGACTGTGGCTGTTTCGGTGATGGCGGGTTTGTAGAGCCGGGGAAAACGAAATACCCGCAAGATATTGCCCGGGACGTGGTTTTTGTTGCCGCTGGCGCCTGGCTGTTGTGGCGCCCGGTCACAGCTCTTTCTCTTGATGCGTGGTTGTCGCGGCGCGCAGGTTGA
- the trpA gene encoding tryptophan synthase subunit alpha codes for MSVAESGQARLDNVFARTSQEGRAALVAYFPVGYPKVEDSLDVFTTLVDNGADVVEVGLPYSDPVLDGPVIQLAGDIARENGVRTRDAFTAVRTVVAAGGTAVVMTYWNLVLHYGVEQFAADLAEAGGSGLIIPDLTPDEAGAWLAAADKYGLAPIFLVAPSSTPQRLAMTTGHCRGFVYVASTMGVTGVRSSVGDPARELVQRARAVTHAPLAVGLGVSNREQAAEIAGYADGVIVGSALVKCVDAQQPLAQSLPALAELTRQLCAGVREGR; via the coding sequence ATGAGTGTGGCTGAATCGGGGCAGGCGCGTTTGGACAATGTTTTTGCGCGGACGTCTCAAGAGGGTCGGGCTGCTCTTGTGGCGTATTTCCCGGTGGGGTATCCGAAGGTGGAGGACTCTTTAGATGTGTTCACCACCTTGGTGGATAACGGCGCCGACGTCGTTGAGGTGGGGCTTCCGTACAGTGATCCGGTGCTTGATGGTCCAGTGATTCAGCTGGCTGGGGACATAGCCAGGGAGAATGGGGTACGGACCCGCGATGCGTTCACTGCGGTGCGTACGGTTGTTGCTGCCGGTGGCACTGCGGTGGTTATGACGTACTGGAACCTTGTTCTCCACTACGGGGTGGAGCAGTTCGCTGCCGATTTGGCTGAGGCTGGCGGCAGTGGGTTGATCATCCCTGATTTAACTCCAGATGAGGCCGGTGCTTGGTTGGCTGCTGCTGACAAGTATGGGTTGGCTCCTATTTTTCTCGTGGCTCCTTCGAGTACGCCGCAGCGATTGGCGATGACGACGGGGCATTGCCGTGGATTTGTGTATGTGGCTTCGACGATGGGTGTGACAGGGGTTCGCTCCAGCGTGGGTGATCCAGCGCGTGAGCTTGTGCAGCGCGCTCGTGCAGTTACGCACGCCCCGTTGGCGGTGGGCTTGGGGGTCTCTAACCGTGAGCAGGCGGCTGAGATCGCTGGCTATGCTGATGGAGTAATTGTGGGGTCGGCGTTGGTGAAATGTGTCGATGCGCAGCAACCTCTCGCCCAGAGCTTGCCTGCGCTGGCTGAGCTGACTCGTCAGCTTTGTGCTGGTGTGCGTGAAGGACGCTGA
- the trpB gene encoding tryptophan synthase subunit beta, whose product MNRVSVQGDDVPGRFGAYGGMYMPEALVAALDEVDVQWRKAQEDPEFVAELERLQREYVGRPSVVTEVARFAEHCGGARVFLKREDLNHTGSHKINNVLGQALLTKRMGKTRILAETGAGQHGVATATAAALMGLECVVYMGEKDTQRQALNVARMRLLGAEVIAVTHGSRTLKDAINEALRDWVAHVDSTHYALGTVTGPHPFPEMVRDFQRIIGVEARQQIVDKVGRLPDAVCACVGGGSNAMGVFHAFVPDEQVRLYGFEAGGRGVETGKHAARFSGGAPGVLHGAATYVLQDPDGQTIDSFSVSAGLDYPSVGPEHAYLHDSGRATYAPITDEEAMEAFRLLSRTEGIIPAIESSHALAGAMKVGRELGSEAVILVNLSGRGDKDVDTAASWFGMLPDSGAGGSEGVAGQGDR is encoded by the coding sequence GTGAATCGCGTGTCTGTGCAGGGTGATGACGTTCCGGGGCGTTTTGGCGCTTATGGCGGTATGTATATGCCTGAGGCGCTGGTTGCGGCGCTGGATGAAGTCGACGTTCAATGGCGAAAAGCTCAGGAAGACCCGGAGTTTGTGGCCGAGTTGGAGCGTTTGCAGCGTGAGTATGTGGGCCGCCCGAGCGTTGTGACGGAGGTGGCGCGTTTTGCTGAGCATTGCGGCGGTGCGCGGGTGTTCCTTAAGCGTGAGGATTTGAATCACACGGGTTCGCACAAGATCAACAATGTGCTTGGGCAGGCGTTGTTGACCAAGCGAATGGGGAAGACTCGCATTCTCGCTGAGACAGGTGCTGGCCAGCATGGTGTTGCTACTGCTACGGCTGCAGCGCTGATGGGGCTGGAGTGCGTGGTGTATATGGGGGAGAAGGACACGCAGCGGCAGGCTCTGAATGTGGCGCGGATGCGGTTGCTTGGTGCCGAGGTGATCGCGGTTACGCATGGCAGCCGCACGCTTAAGGATGCGATTAATGAGGCGTTGCGCGACTGGGTTGCGCATGTGGACAGCACGCATTACGCCTTGGGCACGGTGACTGGGCCACACCCGTTCCCGGAGATGGTTCGAGATTTCCAGCGGATTATTGGGGTTGAGGCGCGGCAGCAGATTGTGGACAAGGTTGGGCGTCTGCCGGATGCGGTGTGTGCATGTGTAGGTGGCGGATCGAACGCGATGGGTGTTTTTCACGCTTTTGTCCCTGATGAGCAGGTGCGGTTGTACGGGTTCGAGGCTGGTGGCCGCGGTGTGGAGACGGGTAAGCATGCTGCGCGTTTTAGTGGTGGGGCCCCTGGTGTTTTGCATGGTGCGGCGACATATGTGTTGCAGGATCCTGACGGGCAAACGATTGATTCGTTTTCTGTTTCGGCGGGGTTGGATTACCCGAGCGTGGGGCCAGAGCATGCGTATCTGCATGATTCGGGTCGTGCCACATATGCGCCGATTACAGATGAGGAAGCGATGGAGGCGTTCAGGCTGTTGAGCCGGACTGAGGGCATCATCCCAGCTATTGAGAGTTCTCATGCGTTAGCTGGCGCCATGAAGGTGGGGCGTGAGTTGGGCTCGGAGGCAGTGATTCTGGTCAATCTGTCGGGGCGTGGCGATAAAGATGTGGATACGGCTGCGAGTTGGTTCGGCATGCTCCCGGATTCTGGTGCAGGTGGCAGTGAAGGCGTTGCGGGGCAGGGGGATCGCTGA
- the trpC gene encoding indole-3-glycerol phosphate synthase TrpC: MGTVLDEIIAGVVEDLSERKRAVSLEELKDVAASRDSALNAEAALRGDGNGVAVIAEVKRSSPSKGALAAIADPAALAVEYESGGASMVSVLTEQRRFGGSLVDLEAVRARVDVPLLRKDFVVDPYQLWEARAYGADAVLLIVAALEQEQLISLVERTHSLGMTALVEVHDEAECERAVIAGARVVGVNNRNLKTLRVDRSTFARVVSVIPSGVVKVAESGVRGPYDVMDFVRDGADAVLVGESLVTGGDPRGAVRDLVAAGAHPSTQGKIGR, from the coding sequence GTGGGTACCGTTCTTGACGAGATCATCGCAGGGGTCGTAGAGGACCTGTCTGAACGTAAGCGTGCTGTTTCGCTGGAGGAGCTCAAAGACGTTGCTGCTTCACGGGATTCAGCGTTGAACGCTGAGGCTGCGTTGCGTGGTGACGGTAATGGTGTCGCAGTGATCGCGGAGGTGAAGCGGTCAAGTCCGAGTAAGGGGGCGTTGGCAGCGATTGCTGATCCCGCTGCGTTGGCGGTGGAGTATGAGTCTGGTGGGGCCTCGATGGTCAGTGTTTTGACTGAGCAGCGACGTTTTGGCGGCAGTTTGGTCGATTTAGAGGCGGTGCGGGCCAGGGTTGATGTTCCGCTGCTGCGTAAAGATTTTGTGGTGGATCCGTATCAGTTGTGGGAGGCGCGGGCTTACGGCGCGGATGCGGTGTTGTTGATCGTGGCGGCTTTGGAGCAGGAGCAGCTGATCAGCTTAGTGGAGCGGACGCATTCGCTGGGGATGACGGCGTTGGTAGAGGTTCATGATGAGGCAGAGTGTGAGCGTGCGGTGATTGCTGGGGCCAGGGTGGTGGGGGTTAATAACCGTAATTTGAAAACGTTGAGGGTTGATCGGAGTACGTTTGCGCGGGTGGTTTCGGTGATTCCTTCTGGGGTTGTGAAAGTGGCTGAGTCTGGGGTGCGGGGGCCGTATGACGTGATGGATTTTGTTCGTGATGGAGCAGACGCGGTGTTGGTGGGGGAGTCACTGGTGACGGGGGGAGACCCACGTGGTGCGGTGCGTGACCTTGTCGCGGCCGGTGCGCATCCGTCTACGCAGGGAAAGATTGGTCGGTGA
- a CDS encoding HGxxPAAW family protein: protein MSHQAPEPVQQSTHAEPGHGNTPAAWTGTVILLVASALISLGMVLGQSWMWIVGVVGVVAGVVVWAAMNRMGFNQEKPHGH from the coding sequence ATGAGTCATCAGGCCCCTGAGCCCGTCCAGCAGAGCACTCACGCTGAGCCTGGGCATGGCAACACTCCTGCGGCGTGGACAGGTACGGTGATTTTGCTCGTGGCGTCTGCTCTTATTTCTTTGGGCATGGTGTTGGGGCAGTCGTGGATGTGGATAGTTGGTGTTGTGGGTGTGGTGGCTGGTGTCGTGGTGTGGGCTGCGATGAACCGCATGGGTTTTAATCAGGAAAAACCGCACGGTCATTGA
- a CDS encoding Trp biosynthesis-associated membrane protein, producing MSVEVSGSSGVVWARKSVVLTAGLVAHAVVAVVTQVPWTVDAGVGPAGAVTLTGAQVAPGVLAMALAGLAAGAFGAFTQGVWARCAGGLVCATGAGVAVLAGVAVAGGAVAGVAGWVAVAGGVVACVAGGVGACVAGRWGRASSRFSSPAGVDAGGGRGGGDAVSDWDALSRGEDPTV from the coding sequence GTGAGTGTGGAAGTGTCTGGTTCTAGTGGGGTTGTGTGGGCTCGTAAGAGTGTTGTTCTTACTGCGGGGTTAGTTGCGCATGCGGTGGTTGCTGTGGTGACGCAGGTGCCGTGGACTGTTGATGCAGGGGTGGGGCCTGCGGGTGCGGTGACGTTGACGGGGGCGCAGGTGGCTCCGGGTGTGTTGGCGATGGCGTTGGCGGGGTTAGCTGCTGGTGCCTTTGGTGCGTTTACACAGGGGGTGTGGGCGCGGTGTGCTGGTGGGTTGGTGTGTGCCACGGGAGCTGGAGTGGCGGTGTTGGCGGGGGTGGCTGTGGCTGGTGGGGCTGTGGCTGGTGTTGCTGGGTGGGTTGCTGTGGCTGGGGGAGTAGTTGCGTGTGTGGCAGGTGGGGTTGGTGCGTGTGTGGCAGGCAGGTGGGGTCGTGCGTCGTCGCGGTTTTCTTCGCCGGCTGGTGTTGATGCTGGTGGAGGTAGAGGTGGAGGTGATGCGGTCTCGGACTGGGATGCGTTGAGTCGGGGTGAGGATCCGACGGTGTGA
- a CDS encoding anthranilate synthase component I, with protein sequence MSVSVPQVGWGVTWPELSTFEELAARRRVIPVVRRVLADGETPLGVYRKLAGDAAGTFLLESAEQGQWDRYSFVGVSSRATLTEKDGQAFWLGSAPAGLPVGGDPLEALRESLALLASDPLVGLPPMTSAFVGHISYDAVRRWESSVPDGNPDVVRVPELAMNLVDDLAVFDHSDGSLLLVANAINWDGGDEGVADAYAGAVARLDRMVAGLSRPAPSSVAVFDTPVPEPVSDRTAEEFVAMVEAAKEHIRAGDAFQVVPSHRFSMSCEADALDVYRVLRASNPSPYMYMFRFERPDGSRYDVVGSSPEALVRVTGNRVITHPTAGSRPRGVAPVQDQRLEEELLADPKERAEHVMLVDLARNDLQRVCRAGTVDVVEFMRVRRYSHVMHIESSVEGVLQQGKGAYDALVATFPAGTLSGAPKPSAMRIIDEQEVSRRGLYGGVVGYLDVHGDVDVAIAIRTALLSGGQAHVQAGAGVVADSVPELEYQETVNKAMAVLRAVAAASTMGCP encoded by the coding sequence ATGTCGGTGAGTGTTCCGCAGGTGGGGTGGGGTGTGACGTGGCCTGAGTTGTCGACTTTTGAGGAGCTTGCTGCGCGGCGGCGGGTGATTCCGGTGGTGCGGCGGGTGCTTGCTGATGGTGAGACGCCGTTGGGGGTGTATCGCAAGCTTGCGGGGGATGCTGCGGGGACGTTTTTGCTGGAGTCTGCTGAGCAGGGGCAGTGGGATCGTTATTCGTTTGTGGGGGTGTCGAGTCGGGCCACGTTGACGGAGAAGGATGGTCAGGCTTTTTGGTTGGGGTCTGCTCCGGCGGGGTTGCCGGTGGGTGGTGATCCGTTGGAGGCGTTGCGGGAGTCGTTGGCGTTGTTGGCTTCGGACCCGTTGGTGGGGCTTCCGCCGATGACCTCTGCTTTTGTGGGGCATATTTCGTATGACGCGGTGCGGCGGTGGGAGTCCTCGGTTCCTGATGGCAATCCGGATGTGGTGCGGGTGCCGGAGTTGGCGATGAATTTGGTGGATGATCTGGCTGTTTTTGATCATTCGGATGGGTCGCTTCTGCTTGTTGCTAATGCCATTAATTGGGATGGCGGTGATGAGGGGGTGGCTGATGCGTATGCGGGTGCTGTGGCGCGGTTGGACCGTATGGTGGCTGGTTTATCGCGGCCTGCGCCTAGTTCGGTGGCGGTGTTTGATACTCCTGTGCCGGAGCCGGTTTCGGATCGCACGGCGGAGGAGTTCGTGGCGATGGTGGAGGCTGCGAAGGAGCATATTCGGGCTGGTGATGCGTTTCAGGTTGTGCCGAGTCATCGTTTTTCGATGTCGTGTGAGGCTGATGCGTTGGATGTGTATCGCGTGTTGAGGGCGAGTAATCCGAGTCCGTATATGTACATGTTTCGGTTTGAGCGTCCGGATGGCAGTCGGTATGACGTGGTGGGGTCTAGTCCGGAGGCGTTGGTTCGGGTGACGGGGAATCGGGTGATTACGCATCCGACTGCGGGGTCGCGTCCGCGGGGGGTGGCTCCTGTGCAGGATCAGCGTTTGGAGGAGGAGCTTTTAGCTGATCCGAAGGAGCGTGCTGAGCATGTGATGCTTGTGGATTTGGCGCGTAATGATCTGCAGCGTGTGTGTCGTGCGGGCACGGTTGATGTTGTGGAGTTCATGAGGGTGCGTCGGTATAGCCACGTTATGCACATTGAGTCGAGTGTGGAGGGGGTGTTGCAGCAGGGGAAGGGTGCGTATGACGCTTTGGTGGCTACTTTCCCGGCGGGGACGTTGTCGGGTGCCCCTAAGCCCAGTGCGATGCGGATTATTGATGAGCAGGAGGTGAGCCGTCGGGGGTTGTATGGCGGGGTTGTGGGGTATCTGGATGTGCATGGTGATGTGGATGTGGCGATTGCTATTCGTACGGCTTTGTTGAGTGGTGGGCAGGCGCATGTTCAGGCGGGGGCGGGGGTTGTTGCTGATTCGGTTCCTGAGTTGGAATATCAGGAGACGGTGAATAAGGCGATGGCTGTGTTGCGTGCGGTTGCTGCTGCTTCGACGATGGGGTGCCCGTGA
- a CDS encoding GGDEF domain-containing protein → MEPIASPTASRQKILFWSGLTLAAITAINSNNELILDLVWLLFAITITIGPHCHKLKPKTAALASIPGILLTLDGILELIPATSNTIIGPLWLSEYVFLLAYLALAIGLIKLPRPAGHTHRATALTDALATAVATFLAFWTVASGAVHGGEDLPHALIMATYPAMDTLLLSLSTHLAIQRRNIPTSLWWLIGTLTAVTALDATLSTYELIAPSDTPAILDSLQAFTVFGVAVVVIHPTFPRLFTYTPPPQHAPRTHIALLPLTLSPTALAAATPATNTIDALARAFLVITLLALVALRLWITFGHLNTAVKDSTYRATHDQLTGLPNRAATLEALNHKLLDTTPKRHNTTAVIFLDLDEFKSVNDQHGHDTGDQLLRHIAAILSSVTRPEDIVGRYGGDEFVIIADNLTPADAQSVAERILNHFTSPLPLRDGITWTATFSIGIALATPETTCTPQQLLAQADAAMYNAKKQGKGRWAIAT, encoded by the coding sequence GTGGAACCCATCGCGTCCCCCACAGCATCGCGACAAAAAATCCTCTTCTGGAGCGGACTCACCCTCGCTGCAATCACCGCAATCAACAGCAACAACGAACTCATCCTCGACCTGGTCTGGCTCCTATTCGCCATCACCATCACCATCGGACCCCACTGCCACAAACTCAAACCCAAAACCGCCGCCCTAGCCTCAATACCCGGAATCCTCCTCACCCTCGACGGCATCCTCGAACTCATCCCCGCCACCTCAAACACCATCATCGGACCACTCTGGCTTAGCGAATACGTCTTCCTCCTGGCCTACCTCGCCCTCGCCATCGGCCTCATCAAACTCCCCCGACCAGCCGGACACACCCACCGCGCCACCGCGCTCACCGACGCTCTCGCCACAGCCGTCGCCACATTCCTTGCCTTCTGGACCGTAGCCAGCGGCGCCGTACACGGCGGCGAAGACCTCCCCCACGCCCTCATCATGGCCACCTACCCAGCCATGGACACTCTCCTACTCAGCCTCAGCACCCACCTAGCCATCCAACGCCGCAACATACCCACCAGCCTCTGGTGGCTCATCGGCACACTCACCGCCGTCACCGCACTCGACGCAACCCTGTCCACCTACGAACTCATCGCCCCATCCGACACACCAGCCATCCTCGACTCACTTCAAGCCTTCACCGTCTTCGGCGTGGCAGTCGTAGTCATCCACCCCACCTTCCCACGCCTATTCACCTACACACCCCCACCCCAACACGCCCCCCGCACACACATCGCCCTCCTACCCCTCACGCTCTCCCCCACCGCCCTAGCAGCAGCCACCCCCGCCACCAACACCATCGACGCACTCGCCCGCGCCTTCCTCGTCATCACCCTCCTGGCCCTAGTCGCATTACGACTCTGGATTACCTTCGGCCACCTCAACACCGCCGTCAAAGACAGCACATACCGCGCCACCCACGACCAACTCACCGGCCTGCCCAACAGAGCAGCCACCCTCGAAGCCCTCAACCACAAACTGCTCGACACCACCCCAAAACGACACAACACCACCGCCGTCATCTTCCTCGACCTCGACGAATTCAAATCCGTCAACGACCAACACGGACACGACACCGGCGACCAACTACTCCGCCACATCGCCGCGATCCTCTCCTCCGTCACCCGCCCCGAAGACATCGTCGGCCGATACGGCGGCGACGAATTCGTCATCATCGCCGACAACCTCACCCCCGCAGACGCACAAAGCGTCGCCGAACGCATCCTCAACCACTTCACCTCCCCCCTGCCCCTACGCGACGGCATCACCTGGACCGCAACCTTCTCCATCGGCATCGCCCTAGCCACCCCAGAAACCACCTGCACCCCCCAACAACTCCTCGCCCAAGCCGACGCAGCCATGTACAACGCAAAAAAACAAGGAAAAGGCAGATGGGCCATCGCCACATAA
- a CDS encoding TIGR03085 family metal-binding protein: MTGLAKIERQQFASTLMRVGPQAPTLCEGWRTKDLAAHVVLRERRPDAAIGVLLSAVAEHTQRVQDEYAEKAWPQLINMVQEGPRGWSPTRLPHMDDAINLVEFYVHHEDVLRAAPDWTPEHTRTLNADLQTALWARLKQAGQLMFRKSPTGVVLVTPSHGRCAVHRPTKNGTVVLRGEPSELVLYATGRTHVADIEITGEGEAITAFCELELGL, encoded by the coding sequence ATGACCGGACTGGCGAAAATCGAACGACAACAGTTCGCATCTACCCTCATGCGAGTCGGCCCACAAGCGCCCACCCTCTGCGAAGGCTGGAGAACCAAAGACCTCGCGGCACACGTAGTGCTACGCGAAAGACGCCCCGACGCAGCCATAGGCGTCCTGCTCAGCGCCGTCGCCGAACACACCCAACGCGTACAAGACGAATACGCCGAAAAAGCCTGGCCCCAACTCATCAACATGGTCCAAGAAGGCCCCCGCGGCTGGTCCCCTACCCGTCTGCCACACATGGACGACGCCATCAACCTCGTCGAGTTCTACGTCCACCACGAAGACGTCCTACGAGCCGCCCCCGACTGGACCCCCGAACACACCCGCACCCTCAACGCCGACTTACAAACCGCCCTATGGGCACGCCTGAAACAAGCCGGACAACTCATGTTCCGCAAATCCCCCACCGGCGTCGTTCTCGTCACACCATCCCACGGCCGCTGCGCCGTCCACCGCCCCACCAAAAACGGCACAGTCGTACTGCGCGGCGAACCTTCCGAACTCGTCCTCTACGCCACCGGCCGCACCCACGTAGCAGACATCGAAATCACCGGCGAAGGCGAAGCCATCACCGCCTTTTGCGAACTAGAACTGGGCCTATAA
- a CDS encoding cobyric acid synthase — MTAHGLLVAGTTSDAGKSLLVAGMCRYFSRQGVRVAPFKSQNMSNNSMVTPDGVEIGRAQWLQALAARAVPEAAMNPVLLKPGTDRTSHVVLMGRPHGRLGTGEWATGRRELAAAAYEAWDDLASRYEVVIAEGAGSPAEVNLRAGDYVNFGLAAEKSLPVVVVGDIDRGGVLAAMYGTWGIVDAQDRARITGWIVNKFRGDEALLRPGLDILHERTGVPVLGVVPWLADAWLDGEDALTIGAFERSGAGADKACQDRLTVAVVALSRISNSTDVDAFAAEPGVDVTVTRDPDVLARADLLVLPGSRSTLADLSGLRADGLDEVVAQRARVGRPVLGICGGYQMLAERVIDQECVEAPSPVNVEGLGLLPVQVVFTAQKHLGTPRGVWRGAEVGGYEIHHGTPVFTAPVDEGDGEAFLDGVRRGGVFGTHWHGAFENDAFRRVFLAEVSSRVGKGWVASSSLGFASRRERMLDAVADALTEHLVPGSLERVLGL, encoded by the coding sequence GTGACCGCTCATGGCCTTCTTGTTGCCGGAACGACCTCTGATGCAGGAAAAAGCCTGCTCGTGGCCGGGATGTGTCGCTATTTTTCGCGACAAGGAGTGCGTGTAGCTCCGTTTAAGTCCCAGAACATGTCCAACAACTCCATGGTCACACCCGACGGTGTAGAGATTGGTCGTGCGCAGTGGCTGCAAGCGTTGGCTGCTCGCGCCGTTCCAGAAGCGGCGATGAACCCGGTGCTATTGAAGCCGGGGACAGATCGAACGAGCCACGTTGTTCTTATGGGGCGGCCGCATGGACGCCTGGGGACGGGTGAGTGGGCCACGGGGCGTCGGGAGTTAGCTGCAGCGGCGTATGAAGCATGGGATGACCTTGCCTCTCGTTACGAGGTGGTCATTGCTGAGGGAGCTGGCAGCCCTGCTGAGGTGAATCTTCGGGCCGGTGATTACGTCAACTTCGGTTTGGCTGCAGAGAAGTCCCTTCCGGTGGTTGTTGTTGGGGATATTGATCGCGGTGGCGTTTTGGCTGCGATGTACGGCACCTGGGGGATTGTTGATGCTCAGGACAGGGCTCGGATTACTGGCTGGATAGTTAACAAGTTCCGTGGTGACGAGGCGCTGTTGCGTCCGGGATTGGACATCCTGCACGAGCGCACCGGTGTGCCGGTGTTGGGAGTGGTGCCGTGGCTGGCAGATGCGTGGCTAGATGGTGAGGATGCTTTGACCATAGGGGCATTCGAGCGATCCGGAGCAGGTGCCGATAAGGCATGCCAGGATCGGCTGACGGTTGCTGTGGTCGCGTTGTCCCGTATTTCGAACTCTACGGATGTGGATGCTTTCGCGGCGGAGCCAGGCGTCGATGTGACGGTGACGCGCGATCCGGATGTGCTGGCTCGGGCTGATCTGCTTGTCTTGCCCGGGTCGCGGTCCACGCTTGCTGATCTGTCGGGTTTGCGTGCTGATGGTTTGGATGAGGTGGTGGCGCAGCGGGCTCGTGTGGGGCGCCCGGTGCTGGGTATCTGTGGCGGGTATCAGATGCTTGCTGAGCGGGTCATTGATCAGGAGTGTGTGGAGGCGCCTAGTCCGGTGAACGTGGAGGGGTTGGGGCTTCTTCCGGTGCAGGTGGTGTTTACCGCGCAGAAGCATTTGGGAACTCCGCGTGGTGTGTGGCGTGGCGCTGAGGTTGGTGGGTACGAGATTCATCATGGAACGCCGGTTTTCACTGCTCCTGTGGATGAGGGGGATGGCGAGGCGTTTCTTGATGGGGTGCGTCGTGGTGGGGTGTTTGGGACGCATTGGCATGGTGCGTTTGAGAATGATGCGTTTCGGCGTGTGTTTTTGGCGGAGGTTTCTTCGCGGGTGGGTAAGGGGTGGGTGGCGTCTTCGTCGTTGGGTTTTGCTTCGCGTCGGGAGAGGATGCTTGATGCGGTGGCGGATGCGTTGACTGAACATCTTGTTCCCGGGTCACTGGAGCGTGTGCTTGGGTTGTGA